A portion of the Natronococcus sp. AD-5 genome contains these proteins:
- a CDS encoding ribonuclease P protein component 4 has protein sequence MSIAAERIERLHELARAAAAEGDDDRARYYVRLARRVAERNRLALPRQFRRFTCDSCDAYLRPGTNARVRLQDGHVVVTCDCGAQARYPYEE, from the coding sequence GTGAGCATCGCCGCCGAGCGGATCGAACGGCTCCACGAACTGGCTCGAGCGGCGGCTGCGGAGGGTGACGACGACCGCGCCCGTTACTACGTGCGACTCGCCAGGCGCGTCGCGGAGCGAAACCGACTCGCGCTCCCGCGCCAGTTTCGGCGGTTCACCTGTGACTCCTGCGACGCGTACCTCCGTCCCGGAACGAACGCCCGCGTTCGACTGCAGGACGGCCACGTCGTCGTGACCTGCGACTGCGGCGCCCAGGCGCGGTACCCTTACGAGGAGTAG
- a CDS encoding glycosyltransferase, translating into MLERVAAFTDTYLPTVNGTTYAVRTWRDRWTRRGGRMEVVFPDAAGYEPGDGEHPLPSVGFPFYEGFRLGQPRVPRTLPRIDVVHAHTPFPIGLAALRYARTAALPLVASYHTPTAAYAPYVAPGERLADLVGRGVTAYERRFYDRADLVLVPSTTTRDDVRERVGVSTPVRVVPNGVDTERFRPVDATRFRDRYGLEPDRPLIGYTGRHGHEKRLQELLEAAARLETDRVTVVFGGDGPARPALERRAAALGVDARFLGFLDRDDLPALYAALDVFAFPSPVETRGMVALEAMACGTPVVAVDAGALAETVSDGETGLHYPPCDDESFARAIERVLADRAAFEERCLEHRSSIGVDRAIDRLQRAYASLTVR; encoded by the coding sequence ATGCTCGAACGGGTCGCCGCCTTCACCGACACCTACCTCCCGACGGTCAACGGCACTACCTACGCCGTCCGCACCTGGCGCGATCGGTGGACTCGGCGCGGGGGCCGAATGGAGGTCGTCTTCCCGGACGCCGCGGGCTACGAACCCGGCGACGGGGAACACCCCCTTCCGAGCGTCGGTTTTCCGTTCTACGAGGGGTTCCGACTCGGCCAGCCGCGCGTTCCGCGGACGCTTCCCCGAATCGACGTCGTCCACGCTCACACGCCGTTTCCGATCGGCCTCGCCGCCCTGCGGTACGCGCGCACGGCGGCGCTCCCGCTGGTCGCGTCCTACCACACGCCGACCGCCGCGTACGCGCCGTACGTCGCACCGGGGGAGCGACTCGCCGATCTCGTGGGACGGGGCGTGACCGCGTACGAACGCCGGTTCTACGACCGCGCCGACCTCGTACTCGTCCCGTCGACGACGACCCGCGACGACGTCCGCGAGCGCGTCGGCGTCTCGACGCCCGTCCGCGTCGTTCCCAACGGCGTCGACACCGAGCGGTTCCGGCCCGTCGACGCGACGCGGTTTCGCGATCGGTACGGCCTCGAGCCCGATCGCCCGCTGATCGGCTACACCGGTCGCCACGGTCACGAGAAACGCCTCCAGGAACTGCTCGAGGCGGCGGCGCGACTCGAGACCGATCGCGTCACGGTCGTCTTCGGCGGCGACGGCCCCGCCAGACCCGCGCTCGAACGGCGGGCTGCGGCGCTCGGCGTCGACGCGCGCTTCCTCGGGTTTCTCGACAGGGACGACCTGCCGGCGTTGTACGCGGCGCTCGACGTCTTCGCGTTCCCGAGCCCCGTCGAGACGCGCGGGATGGTCGCGCTCGAGGCGATGGCCTGCGGCACGCCGGTCGTCGCCGTCGATGCGGGCGCGCTCGCGGAGACCGTGAGCGACGGCGAGACCGGGCTGCACTACCCGCCGTGCGACGACGAGTCGTTCGCGCGCGCGATCGAGCGCGTCCTCGCCGATCGCGCGGCGTTCGAGGAGCGCTGTCTCGAGCACCGGTCGTCGATCGGCGTCGATCGAGCGATCGATCGGCTCCAGCGGGCGTACGCGTCGCTGACGGTGCGATAG
- a CDS encoding phosphatase PAP2 family protein, with product MLVQVLVQLVIVVTLMILAGLGLFVGRYRLRETRVEWKDRVRAATPVTVVLAAVLLGNSVAREVVPDLSWIIDWNPTWQIYEIEGRFIFWLQSYETAALTSYFSFIYIYGYVFLLVFPVVAYFALSNTRPLRELLTAYTLNYALGLLLYVFVIAYGPRNVMPEVQALLYDTYPQYQHLTREVNRNTNVFPSLHTSLAATVAILAHRTRGVYPRWYPVAGVLGISVAFSTMYLGIHWGIDVVAGAVLAYVCVELAGMLVDRWSLSERISLERWAASIRHR from the coding sequence ATGCTGGTCCAGGTACTCGTCCAGCTGGTTATCGTCGTGACGCTCATGATACTCGCCGGACTCGGCCTCTTCGTCGGCCGCTACCGGCTCCGAGAGACCCGCGTCGAGTGGAAAGACCGGGTGCGTGCGGCCACGCCGGTCACGGTCGTCCTCGCCGCCGTATTGCTCGGCAACAGCGTCGCCAGAGAGGTCGTCCCCGACCTCTCGTGGATAATCGACTGGAACCCCACGTGGCAGATTTACGAGATCGAAGGCCGATTCATCTTCTGGCTCCAGTCCTACGAGACGGCGGCGCTGACGTCGTACTTCTCGTTCATCTACATCTACGGCTACGTCTTCCTGCTCGTCTTCCCCGTCGTCGCCTACTTCGCGCTGTCGAACACTCGGCCGCTGCGGGAGCTGCTGACGGCGTACACGCTCAACTACGCGCTCGGACTCCTGTTGTACGTCTTCGTCATCGCCTACGGGCCGCGGAACGTGATGCCCGAAGTCCAGGCCCTACTGTACGATACGTACCCGCAGTACCAGCACCTCACACGGGAAGTCAACCGCAACACGAACGTCTTCCCGTCGTTGCACACCTCGCTCGCGGCCACCGTCGCCATCCTCGCCCATCGAACGCGGGGCGTCTACCCGCGCTGGTATCCCGTCGCGGGCGTGCTGGGGATCAGCGTCGCGTTCTCGACGATGTACCTGGGGATCCACTGGGGGATCGACGTCGTCGCCGGGGCCGTCCTCGCGTACGTCTGCGTCGAACTCGCGGGCATGCTCGTCGATCGCTGGTCGCTCTCCGAACGGATCTCCCTCGAGCGGTGGGCGGCCTCGATCCGCCACCGGTAG
- a CDS encoding DUF2797 domain-containing protein: MQLVGYEPSGRGSALLLSDGGVAERRHLEPGETLSYALGSRHCAGVIDDGEHVSCDRPSAPYCEYHTSTWVCARCTGTCLKDEMDCYEEHAVYIAAFAPDTFKVGVTKSRRLETRLREQGADRAAHVHTVSNGRIARELEAEIAERLVDRVRTGPKVAALASTVDEAAWEDVLAEFDVIERFAFDYGLALDDRPVRETLASGTVVGVKGRLLVLETGGTTYAVDMRDLVGYELEEGETKRSLQSSLGSFG, translated from the coding sequence GTGCAACTGGTCGGCTACGAACCGAGCGGACGGGGGTCGGCGCTGCTCCTGAGCGACGGCGGCGTAGCGGAGCGACGCCACCTCGAGCCCGGCGAGACGCTCTCGTACGCGCTCGGTTCACGCCACTGCGCCGGCGTCATCGACGACGGCGAGCACGTTTCCTGCGACCGTCCGTCCGCCCCCTACTGCGAGTACCACACGAGCACGTGGGTCTGCGCCCGCTGTACTGGCACCTGCCTGAAAGACGAGATGGACTGCTACGAGGAACACGCCGTTTACATCGCGGCGTTCGCGCCGGACACGTTCAAAGTGGGCGTCACCAAGAGCCGGCGCCTCGAGACCCGACTCCGCGAACAGGGCGCCGATCGGGCGGCCCACGTCCACACGGTTTCGAACGGGCGGATCGCTCGAGAACTCGAGGCCGAAATCGCGGAGCGGCTGGTCGACCGCGTCCGGACCGGGCCGAAGGTCGCGGCGCTCGCGAGCACGGTCGACGAGGCGGCGTGGGAAGACGTTCTGGCGGAGTTCGACGTCATCGAGCGGTTCGCGTTCGACTACGGCCTCGCGCTCGACGACCGTCCGGTTCGCGAGACGCTCGCGTCCGGAACGGTCGTCGGCGTCAAGGGACGGCTGCTCGTCCTCGAGACCGGCGGAACGACCTACGCCGTCGACATGCGCGATCTCGTCGGCTACGAACTCGAGGAGGGCGAGACCAAGCGGAGTCTCCAGTCGTCGCTGGGTTCGTTCGGGTGA
- a CDS encoding ABC transporter substrate-binding protein — MTAREAVSGDTSVERGYSRRAVLAGTAGLTAATGGCVRQVRTVVNRNDVDQLSLTITTVPADGDRESIRIAREIAAVLEAAGVDASIEMRSNEEFLRAILINHDFDLYVGRHPGGTDPDFLYEALHSLYAEESGWQNPFGYANLRIDELLEEQRRTDGDEREAAVEELLEEVAREQPFVPICIPEEHRMVRTDRFDGWEEGHLATRLGYLGLTPRGGTDRLRAVHTDARPSENVNPLTVEYRDHDPVIGLLYDSLATERDGELEPWLAEDWKFEDGTLRVELREGCRFHDGEALTADDVVFTYDLLRDTELGGGESPSPPPQYRGPAAIVEGAEKRDGRDYELEFSVDAGGAVAERALTVPILPEHVWSERATPATVPGVRVAGGTTEAITTDNVPPIGSGPFRFGSRTEREHLTLERFEDHFTLRNGVDLPEPTVDEVRIQIDPRSTSAIELVSTDSADVTSSTLETYVLDDVESVEGTDLVESPSWTFYHVGFNTRRAPFGNPRFRRAVASLLDKEWLVQDVFHGYARPTATPVTDEWTPDDLAWAGEDPEVPFSGTDGELDVEAARKAFEDAGFQYDDGTLRVRR; from the coding sequence ATGACTGCGCGAGAGGCCGTTTCGGGTGATACGTCCGTCGAACGCGGCTACAGTCGTCGTGCCGTCCTCGCCGGAACCGCCGGACTGACCGCCGCGACGGGCGGTTGCGTTCGACAGGTCCGAACCGTCGTCAACCGGAACGACGTCGACCAGCTCTCGCTTACGATCACGACCGTCCCCGCCGACGGCGACCGGGAGAGCATCCGAATCGCGCGAGAGATCGCCGCCGTCCTCGAGGCCGCCGGCGTCGATGCCTCGATCGAGATGCGTTCGAACGAGGAGTTTCTGCGGGCGATCTTGATCAACCACGACTTCGACCTCTACGTCGGCCGGCATCCGGGCGGGACCGATCCGGACTTCCTCTACGAGGCGTTGCACTCGCTGTACGCCGAGGAGTCCGGCTGGCAGAACCCCTTCGGGTACGCGAACCTGCGGATCGACGAATTACTCGAGGAGCAGCGCCGAACGGACGGCGACGAGCGTGAGGCGGCCGTCGAGGAACTGCTCGAGGAGGTCGCTCGCGAACAGCCGTTCGTGCCGATCTGCATCCCCGAGGAGCACCGGATGGTCAGAACCGACCGCTTCGACGGCTGGGAGGAGGGCCACCTGGCGACTCGGCTCGGCTATCTCGGTCTCACGCCACGGGGGGGCACCGATCGCCTGCGGGCCGTCCACACGGACGCGCGTCCCTCGGAGAACGTCAATCCGCTCACGGTCGAGTACCGCGATCACGACCCCGTTATCGGCCTGCTGTACGACTCGCTGGCGACCGAACGCGACGGGGAACTCGAGCCCTGGCTCGCCGAGGACTGGAAGTTCGAGGACGGAACCCTCCGCGTCGAACTCCGCGAGGGCTGTCGCTTCCACGACGGCGAAGCGCTCACCGCCGACGACGTCGTCTTCACCTACGACTTGCTCCGGGACACCGAACTCGGCGGGGGTGAAAGTCCGTCGCCCCCGCCCCAGTATCGAGGGCCGGCGGCGATCGTCGAGGGCGCCGAGAAACGGGACGGCCGGGACTACGAGCTCGAGTTCAGCGTCGACGCGGGCGGGGCCGTCGCCGAGCGCGCGCTGACGGTGCCGATCCTCCCCGAGCACGTCTGGAGCGAGCGCGCGACGCCGGCGACCGTCCCCGGCGTTCGCGTCGCGGGGGGGACGACCGAGGCGATCACCACGGACAACGTCCCGCCGATCGGCAGCGGTCCCTTCCGGTTCGGGAGCCGGACCGAGCGCGAACACCTCACGCTCGAGCGCTTCGAGGATCACTTCACGCTCCGAAACGGGGTGGATCTGCCCGAACCGACCGTCGACGAGGTGCGGATTCAGATCGATCCCCGTAGCACGTCGGCGATCGAACTCGTCTCCACGGACAGCGCGGACGTCACGAGTTCGACCCTCGAGACCTACGTCCTCGACGACGTCGAGTCAGTCGAGGGGACGGACCTCGTCGAGTCGCCGTCCTGGACGTTCTACCACGTCGGATTTAACACGCGCCGGGCGCCGTTCGGCAACCCGCGGTTCCGACGGGCCGTTGCCAGCTTGCTCGACAAGGAGTGGCTGGTCCAGGACGTGTTCCACGGCTACGCTCGCCCGACCGCGACCCCCGTAACCGACGAGTGGACGCCCGACGACCTCGCCTGGGCCGGCGAGGATCCGGAGGTGCCCTTCTCCGGTACCGACGGCGAACTCGACGTCGAGGCCGCCAGGAAAGCGTTCGAAGACGCCGGTTTCCAGTACGACGACGGAACGCTCCGGGTGAGACGCTGA
- a CDS encoding ABC transporter substrate-binding protein, translating into MNRNSTNPTDGVSRRSVLAGAAAGLTLSTSGCIDSVESVVGQDVTDRLALSITTVPADNDREAVRIARHLEANLKAVGANVSIDMRSPSEFHETILINHDFDLYVGQHPGGIDPDFLYGALHSKYADERGWQNLFGFDESPSMSPPEVPSEGASEIPTVDELLEEQRRAGDGDTRKDVIADLLEKLVEMKPFDSICIPEEYRVARTDTFGAWNGDEGDGDDDGGAGHFPTRYGFLDLDPEPGVDQLRALITDTWPTRNLNPLSATIRDRGMILDLVYDSLLTERDGELESWLAKDVEWDDGSLHIELREECPFHDNEESEEDRYVTAEDVRFTYQFLQDTSLGNADVPSPAPRYRGRVSVIDDPDEDIVIKDFLREHSRKLRIDVTTNVESVAKRALTVPILPAHRWRSQVKSRSETDTASQGEWGLVTMSNIPPIGSGLFRFVSNSERESLTLERNDEHFTRDEDGLPDVGDLESVTFGIDPGGTAVDRVVNNSADVTASMLNAHALKNRLDDDEGGDITWLGPQQSETFYHVGFNTRTGAFSTPRARRLVSRLLDKAWIVDDVFGNHADPISVPLSDEWVPDELVWGDEDDEDPATPFFGSDGELDVDAAREAFANEFRYDDQGRLRL; encoded by the coding sequence ATGAATCGCAATTCAACTAATCCAACCGACGGCGTTAGTCGGCGGTCCGTTCTCGCCGGCGCAGCCGCTGGCCTTACCCTCTCGACCAGCGGCTGTATCGACAGCGTCGAAAGCGTCGTCGGTCAGGATGTTACAGACCGCCTCGCCCTCTCCATAACGACGGTCCCCGCGGACAACGACAGAGAAGCCGTCCGGATCGCCCGCCATCTCGAGGCCAACCTCAAAGCCGTCGGTGCCAACGTCTCCATCGACATGCGTTCGCCCTCGGAGTTCCACGAGACGATCCTGATCAACCACGACTTCGACCTCTACGTCGGTCAGCATCCGGGTGGTATCGATCCGGACTTTCTCTACGGCGCTCTCCACTCCAAGTACGCCGACGAGCGGGGCTGGCAGAACCTCTTCGGGTTCGATGAAAGCCCGTCTATGAGTCCGCCCGAGGTCCCGTCCGAGGGAGCGTCCGAGATCCCGACCGTCGACGAGTTACTCGAAGAGCAGCGACGGGCCGGCGATGGCGATACCCGTAAAGACGTCATCGCCGATCTGCTCGAGAAACTGGTCGAGATGAAGCCGTTCGATTCCATCTGTATCCCCGAGGAGTACCGGGTCGCCCGGACCGACACTTTCGGCGCCTGGAACGGCGACGAGGGCGACGGGGACGACGATGGGGGCGCAGGACACTTCCCGACGCGGTACGGGTTTCTCGACCTCGATCCGGAACCCGGCGTCGACCAGTTGCGCGCGCTCATTACGGATACGTGGCCGACACGCAACCTGAATCCGCTCTCCGCGACGATCCGGGACCGAGGGATGATCCTCGACCTGGTGTACGACTCGCTGCTGACCGAACGCGACGGAGAACTCGAGTCCTGGCTCGCCAAGGACGTCGAGTGGGACGACGGGAGTCTCCACATCGAGCTCCGCGAGGAGTGTCCGTTCCACGACAACGAGGAGAGCGAGGAGGACAGATACGTGACCGCCGAGGACGTCAGGTTCACCTATCAGTTCCTCCAGGACACCTCGCTCGGCAACGCGGACGTTCCCTCTCCCGCACCGCGGTACCGGGGCCGCGTTTCGGTGATCGACGATCCCGACGAAGACATCGTCATCAAGGACTTCCTCCGCGAACACTCCCGCAAGCTCCGGATCGACGTGACGACTAACGTCGAGTCCGTCGCCAAGCGTGCGCTGACCGTGCCCATCCTTCCCGCACACCGGTGGCGCAGTCAGGTCAAGTCCCGATCCGAGACCGACACCGCCTCGCAGGGAGAGTGGGGCCTCGTCACCATGAGTAACATCCCGCCCATCGGTAGCGGCCTGTTCCGATTCGTGAGCAACAGCGAGCGCGAGTCGCTCACGCTCGAGCGCAACGACGAGCACTTCACGCGAGATGAGGACGGGCTTCCCGACGTCGGCGATCTCGAGTCGGTCACGTTCGGGATTGACCCCGGCGGCACCGCGGTCGACCGCGTCGTAAACAACAGCGCGGACGTCACGGCCTCGATGCTCAACGCGCACGCGCTCAAGAACAGGCTCGATGACGACGAGGGAGGCGACATCACGTGGCTCGGGCCGCAGCAGTCGGAAACGTTCTACCACGTCGGGTTCAACACCCGCACCGGGGCGTTCAGTACCCCGCGCGCTCGACGCCTCGTCTCCCGGCTGCTCGACAAGGCGTGGATCGTCGACGACGTGTTCGGCAACCACGCGGATCCCATTTCGGTCCCGCTGTCGGACGAGTGGGTACCCGACGAACTCGTCTGGGGCGACGAAGACGACGAGGATCCGGCGACGCCGTTTTTCGGCTCCGACGGCGAACTCGACGTCGACGCCGCCAGGGAAGCGTTCGCGAACGAGTTCCGGTACGACGATCAGGGGCGACTCCGCCTGTAA
- a CDS encoding mechanosensitive ion channel family protein has translation MSVEPTLVQADGVDSELLVASAITALRFVVAFVVVWTVGRLIVVPLANRAFDRRELDAHARNPLLMLTKFAVGFVAVAAAFGFAGFENFLVSLAGIAAAGALAVGLAMQNVISNFVAGIFIYADRPFRIGDWIEWDGGDYAGIVEDISLRVTRVRTFDNELLTVPNSELTGGVVKNPVDGDKLRLKFVFGIGYDDDIQQATDIIVEEVERHPDIMEEPGPSVRLTELNDSDVGLQSRIWIADPSRADFVRIRGEYVTSVKRRFDEAGIDIPYPVRTLEGGLELGGRQNLAEPAE, from the coding sequence ATGAGCGTCGAGCCGACGCTCGTTCAGGCCGACGGCGTCGACTCGGAACTGCTCGTCGCGAGCGCGATCACTGCACTCCGGTTCGTCGTCGCCTTCGTCGTCGTCTGGACGGTCGGCCGGCTGATCGTCGTACCGCTGGCCAACCGCGCGTTCGACCGGCGCGAGCTGGACGCACACGCCCGCAATCCGCTGTTGATGCTCACGAAGTTCGCCGTCGGATTCGTCGCCGTCGCGGCCGCGTTCGGCTTCGCCGGGTTCGAGAACTTCCTGGTGTCGCTGGCCGGAATCGCCGCGGCCGGAGCGCTCGCGGTCGGGCTGGCGATGCAGAACGTCATTTCGAACTTCGTCGCGGGTATCTTCATCTACGCCGACAGACCGTTCCGGATCGGCGACTGGATCGAGTGGGACGGCGGCGACTACGCCGGTATCGTCGAGGACATCAGCCTCCGCGTCACTCGCGTCCGAACATTCGACAACGAACTGCTGACGGTGCCGAACTCGGAACTCACCGGCGGGGTCGTCAAGAACCCCGTCGACGGCGACAAACTCCGGCTGAAGTTCGTCTTCGGCATCGGCTACGACGACGACATCCAACAGGCGACCGACATCATCGTCGAGGAGGTCGAACGCCACCCGGATATCATGGAGGAGCCCGGCCCTTCCGTCCGCCTGACGGAACTCAACGACTCCGACGTCGGTCTCCAGTCGCGCATCTGGATCGCCGATCCCTCGAGAGCCGACTTCGTCCGCATCAGAGGCGAGTACGTCACGTCGGTCAAACGGCGGTTCGACGAGGCGGGCATCGACATTCCCTATCCGGTTCGCACGCTCGAGGGCGGGCTCGAGCTCGGCGGCCGACAGAACCTCGCCGAACCGGCCGAGTAG
- a CDS encoding phosphatase PAP2 family protein, giving the protein MLTELLTQVFVVVTIALLVSIAVFVGRERLLETKAAWRSRLRVSAPTIVTLLAVLVLNRIMRQQGEDISGKIGLHMTETFYRLEGEFVLIFQSIATDELTAYFSAIYVYGYTFMLVFPVIAYFALSDTRIFRRLLTAYSLNYVIGLVLYLLVIAYGPRNMMPEEVTVTMLYDNSPEYRHLTREVNSYDNVFPSLHTSLAATVAMFAYQTRSSYPKWFPVAIVLAVSVAISTMYLGIHWGIDVAAGLVLAVTCVALSTHLVDRWSLAELLEHAERRLDERGRDTE; this is encoded by the coding sequence ATACTCACCGAGCTGTTGACGCAGGTCTTCGTCGTCGTCACAATCGCGCTCCTGGTCTCGATCGCCGTCTTCGTCGGCCGCGAGCGCCTCCTCGAGACGAAGGCGGCGTGGCGTTCCCGACTTCGAGTGTCGGCGCCGACGATCGTCACCCTGCTCGCCGTCCTGGTGCTCAACAGGATCATGCGCCAGCAGGGCGAGGACATCTCCGGCAAGATCGGGCTCCACATGACCGAGACGTTCTACCGCCTCGAGGGGGAGTTCGTCCTGATCTTCCAGTCGATCGCGACCGACGAGCTAACGGCGTACTTCTCGGCGATCTACGTCTACGGTTACACGTTCATGCTCGTCTTTCCCGTCATCGCGTACTTCGCGCTTTCCGATACCCGGATCTTCCGGCGGTTACTGACGGCGTACTCGCTCAACTACGTCATCGGACTCGTCCTCTACCTGCTGGTCATCGCCTACGGTCCGCGAAACATGATGCCGGAGGAGGTGACGGTGACGATGCTGTACGACAACAGCCCCGAGTACAGGCACCTCACCCGGGAGGTCAACAGCTACGACAACGTCTTCCCGTCGTTGCACACCTCGCTCGCGGCCACCGTCGCGATGTTCGCCTACCAGACCCGCTCGAGCTATCCGAAGTGGTTCCCCGTCGCGATCGTGCTCGCGGTCAGCGTCGCGATCTCGACGATGTACCTGGGGATCCACTGGGGGATCGACGTCGCCGCCGGCCTCGTGCTGGCGGTGACCTGCGTCGCGCTCTCGACGCACCTCGTCGATCGCTGGTCGCTCGCGGAACTACTCGAGCACGCGGAGCGGCGACTGGACGAACGGGGTCGTGACACCGAGTGA
- a CDS encoding YhbY family RNA-binding protein, protein MDREELNRRAHDLDVTVWVGKSGIESVVDELDDQLTNSDLVKVKFLRAARAGSPTEEKAADLADRVNADLVDTRGHTAVLHR, encoded by the coding sequence ATGGATCGAGAGGAGCTCAATCGCCGGGCCCACGACCTCGACGTCACGGTCTGGGTCGGCAAGAGCGGCATCGAATCGGTCGTCGACGAACTCGACGATCAGCTTACGAACAGCGACCTCGTGAAGGTGAAGTTCCTGCGGGCGGCCCGGGCCGGCAGCCCGACCGAGGAGAAGGCGGCCGATCTGGCCGATCGCGTTAACGCCGACCTCGTCGACACGCGCGGACACACCGCAGTGCTGCACCGATGA
- a CDS encoding DUF2270 domain-containing protein has protein sequence MAGNSDFDPEDPEQAEIGREMVDRSTGLGSVAAHLYRGEMERTVGWRDRLDTTTNWAVTVMTAIVAYAFSGESHAVILAGLVMGTVFLFIEARRFRDYDIWRSRVRVLQENLFANALNPSEGVERDAWRAELSRDYRDPTPNISYRGAFSHRLRRVYLPLMTAMLFGWIFHLWAFNPNEPFLESASLPGIDGVYVVVAVAVYHAALLGLAVPLSSKERGESGAADHGKLE, from the coding sequence ATGGCGGGGAATTCAGATTTCGACCCGGAGGATCCGGAGCAGGCGGAGATCGGTCGCGAGATGGTCGACCGAAGCACCGGTCTCGGCTCCGTCGCGGCTCACCTCTACAGAGGCGAGATGGAACGCACCGTCGGATGGCGTGACCGACTCGACACCACCACCAACTGGGCGGTGACGGTAATGACGGCCATCGTCGCGTACGCGTTCTCCGGCGAGTCCCACGCGGTGATCCTCGCGGGGCTCGTTATGGGAACCGTCTTCCTGTTCATCGAAGCACGGCGGTTCCGGGATTACGACATCTGGCGCTCGCGCGTCCGCGTGCTCCAGGAGAACCTCTTCGCGAACGCGCTCAACCCCTCCGAAGGCGTCGAACGCGACGCGTGGCGAGCGGAGCTGAGCCGGGATTACCGCGATCCGACGCCGAACATCAGCTATCGCGGCGCGTTCAGCCACCGGTTGCGTCGGGTCTACCTCCCGTTGATGACCGCGATGTTGTTCGGGTGGATTTTCCACCTCTGGGCGTTCAACCCGAACGAGCCGTTCCTCGAGAGCGCGTCGCTTCCGGGAATCGACGGCGTCTACGTCGTCGTCGCGGTCGCCGTCTACCACGCTGCGTTGCTCGGTCTCGCCGTTCCGTTGTCGTCGAAGGAACGCGGCGAATCCGGCGCGGCGGACCACGGCAAGCTCGAGTAG